From the genome of Malus domestica chromosome 04, GDT2T_hap1, one region includes:
- the LOC103419243 gene encoding E3 ubiquitin-protein ligase At1g12760-like isoform X3: MASPNRSAENIVDATPLLTNSGGSSDDSNSGRQRLVRRQSLQQAARFLRQASSRRLMREPSMLVRETAAEQLEERQSDWAYSKPVVVLDIIWNFAFVVVALTVLVLSRYELPNVPLRLWIVGYAVQCVVHMVCVCVEFRRRQSRQRSRFAGVNSAEEGVGSVGNLGSGSREGDLSSQYVSLADHMTEEGTSVAKHLESANTMFSFIWWIIGFYWVSAGGQSLANASPQLYWLCIIFLGFDVFFVVFCVALACIIGIAVCCCLPCIIALLYAVADQQDGASKEDIEQLPKFKFRKVGNEKVAGDVQGGGVMTECGTDSPIEHVLSQEDAECCICLSSYDDGVELRQLPCGHHFHCSCIDKWLFINATCPLCKYNILKSSSQDQGEV, translated from the exons ATGGCCTCGCCAAACCGATCTGCGGAGAACATCGTCGACGCGACGCCGCTGTTGACCAACTCGGGCGGGTCGTCCGACGATTCGAACTCGGGGCGCCAGCGATTGGTGCGCCGACAGAGCCTGCAGCAGGCCGCGCGGTTTCTTCGCCAGGCCAGCAGCCGCCGCCTCATGCGCGAGCCGTCGATGCTGGTCCGCGAGACCGCGGCGGAGCAATTGGAGGAGAGGCAGAGTGATTGGGCGTACTCCAAGCCAGTGGTGGTTCTCGACATCATCTGGAACTTCGCCTTCGTCGTCGTGGCGCTGACGGTCCTGGTTCTGAGCCGGTACGAATTGCCGAATGTGCCCCTGAGACTGTGGATCGTGGGTTACGCTGTGCAGTGCGTGGTGCATATGGTTTGTGTTTGCGTGGAGTTTCGGAGGCGGCAGTCCCGGCAGAGAAGCCGGTTTGCGGGGGTGAATTCCGCGGAGGAAGGGGTGGGGAGTGTTGGGAATTTGGGTTCTGGGTCGAGAGAGGGGGATTTGTCATCGCAGTACGTGTCGTTGGCTGATCATATGACTGAGGAGGGTACCAG CGTTGCTAAACACCTGGAATCTGCAAATACAATGTTTTCGTTTATCTGGTGGATCATTGGGTTCTATTGGGTATCGGCAGGTGGTCAATCTTTAGCAAACGCCTCCCCGCAACTTTACTG GCTATGTATAATTTTCCTgggttttgatgtgttttttgTCGTTTTCTGTGTTGCGCTGGCATGTATCATTGGTATCGCGGTTTGTTGCTGTCTTCCGTGCATTATTGCACTTTTATATGCTGTCGCAGATCAG CAGGATGGAGCATCTAAGGAAGACATCGAACagcttccaaaattcaaattcagaaAAGTTGGTAATGAGAAAGTTGCCGGCGATGTACAAGGTGGGGGAGTAATGACTGAATGTGGTACAGATTCACCCATTGAACATGTTCTTTCTCAGGAGGATGCG GAGTGCTGCATCTGCCTTTCTTCTTATGATGACGGAGTGGAACTGAGGCAACTTCCTTGTGGCCACCATTTTCACTGTTCCTGCATTGACAAGTGGCTTTTTATCAACGCTACCTGTCCTCTCTGCAAGTACAATATCTTGAAGAGTAGCAGCCAGGATCAAGGGGAAGTTTAA
- the LOC103419243 gene encoding E3 ubiquitin-protein ligase At1g12760-like isoform X2 — protein MASPNRSAENIVDATPLLTNSGGSSDDSNSGRQRLVRRQSLQQAARFLRQASSRRLMREPSMLVRETAAEQLEERQSDWAYSKPVVVLDIIWNFAFVVVALTVLVLSRYELPNVPLRLWIVGYAVQCVVHMVCVCVEFRRRQSRQRSRFAGVNSAEEGVGSVGNLGSGSREGDLSSQYVSLADHMTEEGTSSVAKHLESANTMFSFIWWIIGFYWVSAGGQSLANASPQLYWLCIIFLGFDVFFVVFCVALACIIGIAVCCCLPCIIALLYAVADQDGASKEDIEQLPKFKFRKVGNEKVAGDVQGGGVMTECGTDSPIEHVLSQEDAECCICLSSYDDGVELRQLPCGHHFHCSCIDKWLFINATCPLCKYNILKSSSQDQGEV, from the exons ATGGCCTCGCCAAACCGATCTGCGGAGAACATCGTCGACGCGACGCCGCTGTTGACCAACTCGGGCGGGTCGTCCGACGATTCGAACTCGGGGCGCCAGCGATTGGTGCGCCGACAGAGCCTGCAGCAGGCCGCGCGGTTTCTTCGCCAGGCCAGCAGCCGCCGCCTCATGCGCGAGCCGTCGATGCTGGTCCGCGAGACCGCGGCGGAGCAATTGGAGGAGAGGCAGAGTGATTGGGCGTACTCCAAGCCAGTGGTGGTTCTCGACATCATCTGGAACTTCGCCTTCGTCGTCGTGGCGCTGACGGTCCTGGTTCTGAGCCGGTACGAATTGCCGAATGTGCCCCTGAGACTGTGGATCGTGGGTTACGCTGTGCAGTGCGTGGTGCATATGGTTTGTGTTTGCGTGGAGTTTCGGAGGCGGCAGTCCCGGCAGAGAAGCCGGTTTGCGGGGGTGAATTCCGCGGAGGAAGGGGTGGGGAGTGTTGGGAATTTGGGTTCTGGGTCGAGAGAGGGGGATTTGTCATCGCAGTACGTGTCGTTGGCTGATCATATGACTGAGGAGGGTACCAG CAGCGTTGCTAAACACCTGGAATCTGCAAATACAATGTTTTCGTTTATCTGGTGGATCATTGGGTTCTATTGGGTATCGGCAGGTGGTCAATCTTTAGCAAACGCCTCCCCGCAACTTTACTG GCTATGTATAATTTTCCTgggttttgatgtgttttttgTCGTTTTCTGTGTTGCGCTGGCATGTATCATTGGTATCGCGGTTTGTTGCTGTCTTCCGTGCATTATTGCACTTTTATATGCTGTCGCAGATCAG GATGGAGCATCTAAGGAAGACATCGAACagcttccaaaattcaaattcagaaAAGTTGGTAATGAGAAAGTTGCCGGCGATGTACAAGGTGGGGGAGTAATGACTGAATGTGGTACAGATTCACCCATTGAACATGTTCTTTCTCAGGAGGATGCG GAGTGCTGCATCTGCCTTTCTTCTTATGATGACGGAGTGGAACTGAGGCAACTTCCTTGTGGCCACCATTTTCACTGTTCCTGCATTGACAAGTGGCTTTTTATCAACGCTACCTGTCCTCTCTGCAAGTACAATATCTTGAAGAGTAGCAGCCAGGATCAAGGGGAAGTTTAA
- the LOC103419243 gene encoding E3 ubiquitin-protein ligase At1g12760-like isoform X1 has translation MASPNRSAENIVDATPLLTNSGGSSDDSNSGRQRLVRRQSLQQAARFLRQASSRRLMREPSMLVRETAAEQLEERQSDWAYSKPVVVLDIIWNFAFVVVALTVLVLSRYELPNVPLRLWIVGYAVQCVVHMVCVCVEFRRRQSRQRSRFAGVNSAEEGVGSVGNLGSGSREGDLSSQYVSLADHMTEEGTSSVAKHLESANTMFSFIWWIIGFYWVSAGGQSLANASPQLYWLCIIFLGFDVFFVVFCVALACIIGIAVCCCLPCIIALLYAVADQQDGASKEDIEQLPKFKFRKVGNEKVAGDVQGGGVMTECGTDSPIEHVLSQEDAECCICLSSYDDGVELRQLPCGHHFHCSCIDKWLFINATCPLCKYNILKSSSQDQGEV, from the exons ATGGCCTCGCCAAACCGATCTGCGGAGAACATCGTCGACGCGACGCCGCTGTTGACCAACTCGGGCGGGTCGTCCGACGATTCGAACTCGGGGCGCCAGCGATTGGTGCGCCGACAGAGCCTGCAGCAGGCCGCGCGGTTTCTTCGCCAGGCCAGCAGCCGCCGCCTCATGCGCGAGCCGTCGATGCTGGTCCGCGAGACCGCGGCGGAGCAATTGGAGGAGAGGCAGAGTGATTGGGCGTACTCCAAGCCAGTGGTGGTTCTCGACATCATCTGGAACTTCGCCTTCGTCGTCGTGGCGCTGACGGTCCTGGTTCTGAGCCGGTACGAATTGCCGAATGTGCCCCTGAGACTGTGGATCGTGGGTTACGCTGTGCAGTGCGTGGTGCATATGGTTTGTGTTTGCGTGGAGTTTCGGAGGCGGCAGTCCCGGCAGAGAAGCCGGTTTGCGGGGGTGAATTCCGCGGAGGAAGGGGTGGGGAGTGTTGGGAATTTGGGTTCTGGGTCGAGAGAGGGGGATTTGTCATCGCAGTACGTGTCGTTGGCTGATCATATGACTGAGGAGGGTACCAG CAGCGTTGCTAAACACCTGGAATCTGCAAATACAATGTTTTCGTTTATCTGGTGGATCATTGGGTTCTATTGGGTATCGGCAGGTGGTCAATCTTTAGCAAACGCCTCCCCGCAACTTTACTG GCTATGTATAATTTTCCTgggttttgatgtgttttttgTCGTTTTCTGTGTTGCGCTGGCATGTATCATTGGTATCGCGGTTTGTTGCTGTCTTCCGTGCATTATTGCACTTTTATATGCTGTCGCAGATCAG CAGGATGGAGCATCTAAGGAAGACATCGAACagcttccaaaattcaaattcagaaAAGTTGGTAATGAGAAAGTTGCCGGCGATGTACAAGGTGGGGGAGTAATGACTGAATGTGGTACAGATTCACCCATTGAACATGTTCTTTCTCAGGAGGATGCG GAGTGCTGCATCTGCCTTTCTTCTTATGATGACGGAGTGGAACTGAGGCAACTTCCTTGTGGCCACCATTTTCACTGTTCCTGCATTGACAAGTGGCTTTTTATCAACGCTACCTGTCCTCTCTGCAAGTACAATATCTTGAAGAGTAGCAGCCAGGATCAAGGGGAAGTTTAA
- the LOC103419243 gene encoding E3 ubiquitin-protein ligase At1g12760-like isoform X4, giving the protein MASPNRSAENIVDATPLLTNSGGSSDDSNSGRQRLVRRQSLQQAARFLRQASSRRLMREPSMLVRETAAEQLEERQSDWAYSKPVVVLDIIWNFAFVVVALTVLVLSRYELPNVPLRLWIVGYAVQCVVHMVCVCVEFRRRQSRQRSRFAGVNSAEEGVGSVGNLGSGSREGDLSSQYVSLADHMTEEGTSVAKHLESANTMFSFIWWIIGFYWVSAGGQSLANASPQLYWLCIIFLGFDVFFVVFCVALACIIGIAVCCCLPCIIALLYAVADQDGASKEDIEQLPKFKFRKVGNEKVAGDVQGGGVMTECGTDSPIEHVLSQEDAECCICLSSYDDGVELRQLPCGHHFHCSCIDKWLFINATCPLCKYNILKSSSQDQGEV; this is encoded by the exons ATGGCCTCGCCAAACCGATCTGCGGAGAACATCGTCGACGCGACGCCGCTGTTGACCAACTCGGGCGGGTCGTCCGACGATTCGAACTCGGGGCGCCAGCGATTGGTGCGCCGACAGAGCCTGCAGCAGGCCGCGCGGTTTCTTCGCCAGGCCAGCAGCCGCCGCCTCATGCGCGAGCCGTCGATGCTGGTCCGCGAGACCGCGGCGGAGCAATTGGAGGAGAGGCAGAGTGATTGGGCGTACTCCAAGCCAGTGGTGGTTCTCGACATCATCTGGAACTTCGCCTTCGTCGTCGTGGCGCTGACGGTCCTGGTTCTGAGCCGGTACGAATTGCCGAATGTGCCCCTGAGACTGTGGATCGTGGGTTACGCTGTGCAGTGCGTGGTGCATATGGTTTGTGTTTGCGTGGAGTTTCGGAGGCGGCAGTCCCGGCAGAGAAGCCGGTTTGCGGGGGTGAATTCCGCGGAGGAAGGGGTGGGGAGTGTTGGGAATTTGGGTTCTGGGTCGAGAGAGGGGGATTTGTCATCGCAGTACGTGTCGTTGGCTGATCATATGACTGAGGAGGGTACCAG CGTTGCTAAACACCTGGAATCTGCAAATACAATGTTTTCGTTTATCTGGTGGATCATTGGGTTCTATTGGGTATCGGCAGGTGGTCAATCTTTAGCAAACGCCTCCCCGCAACTTTACTG GCTATGTATAATTTTCCTgggttttgatgtgttttttgTCGTTTTCTGTGTTGCGCTGGCATGTATCATTGGTATCGCGGTTTGTTGCTGTCTTCCGTGCATTATTGCACTTTTATATGCTGTCGCAGATCAG GATGGAGCATCTAAGGAAGACATCGAACagcttccaaaattcaaattcagaaAAGTTGGTAATGAGAAAGTTGCCGGCGATGTACAAGGTGGGGGAGTAATGACTGAATGTGGTACAGATTCACCCATTGAACATGTTCTTTCTCAGGAGGATGCG GAGTGCTGCATCTGCCTTTCTTCTTATGATGACGGAGTGGAACTGAGGCAACTTCCTTGTGGCCACCATTTTCACTGTTCCTGCATTGACAAGTGGCTTTTTATCAACGCTACCTGTCCTCTCTGCAAGTACAATATCTTGAAGAGTAGCAGCCAGGATCAAGGGGAAGTTTAA